DNA from Nitrospirota bacterium:
CAATATTTGGTCCCGGACTTAAAGACGGACCATTCCCTGAACATTATGAACCTCTGGAATGTCCTATTGAGAAGAACCTTATGTCTAATCAGAGAATAAATCCTGTAATAAAGATTTTTAAAGGCGGACCAGATACATTTGCAACATGCGATCCACGTTATCCTTTTGTATGCACAACATATCGTGTAACAGAGCACTGGCAGACAGGGGTCTTAACAAGATGGCTTCCATGGCTTGTTGAAGCTGAACCTCAAGTCTTCTGCGAAATTAGTCATGAACTCGCTAAACTTAGAGGCATTGAAAATGGCGAAAAAGTCCTGGTAGAAACTCAAAGAGGCAAACTTGAAGCTACTGCAATAGTAACACACAGACTAAAACCATTTGTAATCGCTGGTCAGACCGTGCATCAGATTGGATTACCATGGCATTTTGGATGGTTACATCCTAAGGATGGCGGTGACAGCGCAAATCTACTAACTCCAACTATTGGCGATCCAAATACGATGATTCCTGAATCAAAGGCATTTATGGCAAACCTTACAAAAATAGCGGCTAAAAAAGCCGGGAAAGCCTAAGGGAGGTGAGAGACCATGGCAGATAAATCATTTTTCATCGATACGACAAAGTGCACAGCATGCAGGGGTTGCCAGATTGCCTGCAAGCAATGGAACATGAATCCTGCAACAAAGACAAAACAACGCGGAACACATCAGAACCCTGAAGACCTGTCCTTTGTTACTTATAAATTAGTAAGATTTAGCGAGATGGAAGAAAACGGGAAACCTGTATGGTATTTCTTTCCTGACCAGTGCAGGCATTGCACAGAGCCACCTTGTAAAATGATGGCTGAGTCTCTGGGTGTAAAAGCAATTGCAAAAGACGAAGCTACAGGGGCAGTCCTGTATAATCCAAAAGTAAAAGTTAAAGAGGCAGACTATAAGAAGATACGGGAATCCTGTCCATGGGATATTCCGAGATGGGACAGTAAGACACAGGGAATGGCTAAATGCACTATGTGTATAGACCGTATCAAAGAAGGGTTACTCCCTGCTTGTGTTAAGACCTGCCCAAC
Protein-coding regions in this window:
- a CDS encoding formate dehydrogenase: MADKSFFIDTTKCTACRGCQIACKQWNMNPATKTKQRGTHQNPEDLSFVTYKLVRFSEMEENGKPVWYFFPDQCRHCTEPPCKMMAESLGVKAIAKDEATGAVLYNPKVKVKEADYKKIRESCPWDIPRWDSKTQGMAKCTMCIDRIKEGLLPACVKTCPTGAMNFGDRSEILKIAEKRLKQVKGKYPKAQLLNADFVRTIFLVVDDPSKYHKFASIDFSGKSIITMVKNLIQPAEVLTG
- a CDS encoding formate dehydrogenase; its protein translation is IFGPGLKDGPFPEHYEPLECPIEKNLMSNQRINPVIKIFKGGPDTFATCDPRYPFVCTTYRVTEHWQTGVLTRWLPWLVEAEPQVFCEISHELAKLRGIENGEKVLVETQRGKLEATAIVTHRLKPFVIAGQTVHQIGLPWHFGWLHPKDGGDSANLLTPTIGDPNTMIPESKAFMANLTKIAAKKAGKA